From Cellulomonas chengniuliangii, the proteins below share one genomic window:
- a CDS encoding homoserine dehydrogenase, whose amino-acid sequence MTETAPTETRRTLRVAVLGCGVVGTEVVRLLTTQSADLAARVGARLELVGVAVRDTSVDRDPVVDRALLTDDAEGLVERADVVVEVMGGIEPARTLLLRAIEHGAAVVTANKALLAEDGPTLYAAADAAGVDLYFEAAVAGAIPIVRPVRESLVGDRVQRVLGIVNGTTNYVLDKMSTEGLDLDAAVKEAQALGYAEADPTADVEGYDAAAKAAILASLAFHTRVSIDDVDREGITAITADDVVWAQRTGYAIKLLAIAERSGDGVQVRVHPALVPLDHPLAGVRGAYNAVFVEAEAAGELMFYGRGAGGAPTASAVLGDVVSVARHRVLGGKGPVESSYAALAVLPASAARTRYQVRVDVDDRPGVLATVAAVFASHDVSIEAMRQAPAPLGPDGVGFARLILTTHQASEESLAATVAAVADLDAVRRVISVLRVEGA is encoded by the coding sequence CTGACCGAGACCGCACCCACCGAGACGCGGCGCACGCTGCGCGTCGCGGTGCTCGGCTGCGGGGTCGTGGGCACCGAGGTCGTCCGGCTCCTCACCACGCAGTCCGCCGACCTCGCCGCCCGGGTGGGCGCCCGGCTCGAGCTGGTCGGCGTCGCGGTGCGGGACACGTCCGTGGACCGGGACCCCGTGGTGGACCGCGCGCTGCTCACCGACGACGCCGAGGGCCTCGTCGAACGGGCCGACGTGGTGGTCGAGGTGATGGGCGGCATCGAGCCCGCCCGCACGCTGCTGCTGCGCGCCATCGAGCACGGCGCCGCCGTCGTGACCGCCAACAAGGCGCTCCTCGCGGAAGACGGTCCCACCCTCTACGCCGCGGCCGACGCGGCAGGCGTCGACCTCTACTTCGAGGCGGCCGTCGCCGGCGCCATCCCCATCGTCCGCCCCGTCCGCGAGTCGCTCGTGGGCGACCGGGTGCAGCGCGTGCTGGGGATCGTCAACGGGACCACGAACTACGTGCTCGACAAGATGTCCACCGAGGGCCTGGACCTGGACGCCGCCGTCAAGGAGGCCCAGGCGCTCGGCTACGCGGAGGCCGACCCCACCGCGGACGTCGAGGGCTATGACGCGGCCGCGAAGGCGGCGATCCTCGCGTCGCTGGCCTTCCACACCCGGGTGTCGATCGACGACGTCGACCGGGAGGGCATCACCGCCATCACCGCTGATGACGTCGTCTGGGCCCAGCGCACGGGCTACGCGATCAAGCTGCTGGCCATCGCCGAGCGCAGCGGCGACGGCGTCCAGGTGCGCGTGCACCCGGCCCTCGTGCCGCTGGACCACCCGCTCGCCGGTGTGCGAGGCGCCTACAACGCCGTGTTCGTCGAGGCCGAGGCCGCCGGCGAGCTCATGTTCTACGGCCGCGGCGCCGGCGGCGCGCCCACCGCGTCGGCGGTGCTCGGCGACGTGGTGTCGGTGGCACGGCACCGTGTGCTCGGCGGCAAGGGTCCTGTCGAGTCGTCGTACGCGGCGCTCGCCGTGCTGCCCGCCTCGGCTGCCCGCACCCGGTACCAGGTCCGCGTCGACGTGGACGACCGCCCCGGCGTGCTCGCCACCGTCGCCGCCGTGTTCGCGAGCCACGACGTCTCGATCGAGGCCATGCGCCAGGCGCCTGCCCCGCTCGGCCCGGACGGCGTCGGGTTCGCCCGTCTGATCCTCACGACGCACCAGGCGTCGGAGGAGTCGCTCGCCGCCACCGTGGCGGCGGTCGCCGACCTCGACGCGGTGCGTCGGGTCATCTCTGTGCTGAGAGTCGAGGGAGCCTGA
- the prmC gene encoding peptide chain release factor N(5)-glutamine methyltransferase: MGDDAARLPEALRAAERALAAAGVPSPRVDAELLAAHLLGIEAGRAMSRGEVQAAAILGRPAPAGLDELVARRAAREPLQHLVGSAAFRGLVLSVGPGVFVPRPETEQVAEHAVREAQALLAGGARARVVDLCTGSAAIALAVAHEAPGAEVHAVELDAAAHAWAARNVAAVAPGVRLLRGDARTALRELDGTVDVVVSNPPYVPPGAVPVDPEVAEHDPAVALYGLGADGLEVPRGIAAAAARLLRPGGLFVMEHAEVQDAAARALVVATGAFAEVRTETDLTGRARMVLARRQPDGGGVDGPLGVGDSQP, translated from the coding sequence ATGGGCGACGACGCCGCCAGGCTCCCGGAGGCGCTCCGCGCCGCTGAGCGCGCGTTGGCCGCGGCGGGGGTGCCCAGTCCCCGGGTCGACGCCGAGCTGCTCGCGGCGCACCTGCTCGGGATCGAGGCGGGCCGCGCGATGAGCCGCGGCGAGGTGCAGGCGGCCGCGATCCTGGGTCGGCCGGCGCCGGCCGGCCTCGACGAGCTGGTCGCCCGCCGGGCCGCGCGGGAGCCCTTGCAGCACCTGGTGGGCTCGGCCGCGTTCCGAGGGCTCGTGCTGTCGGTGGGGCCGGGGGTGTTCGTGCCCCGCCCGGAGACCGAGCAGGTCGCCGAGCACGCCGTCCGCGAGGCGCAAGCGCTGCTCGCGGGTGGCGCCCGGGCCCGGGTGGTCGACCTGTGCACCGGCTCGGCGGCGATCGCCCTGGCCGTGGCTCACGAGGCGCCCGGCGCCGAGGTGCACGCCGTCGAGCTCGACGCCGCCGCGCACGCTTGGGCGGCCCGCAACGTGGCCGCCGTCGCGCCCGGCGTGCGGCTGCTGCGCGGCGACGCCCGCACCGCACTGCGCGAGCTGGACGGCACGGTCGACGTGGTCGTCTCGAACCCCCCGTACGTGCCGCCGGGCGCGGTGCCGGTGGACCCCGAGGTCGCGGAGCACGACCCGGCCGTGGCGCTGTACGGGCTCGGCGCCGACGGCCTGGAGGTGCCGCGCGGGATCGCCGCCGCGGCCGCGCGGCTGCTGCGGCCGGGCGGGCTGTTCGTCATGGAGCACGCCGAGGTGCAGGACGCCGCCGCGCGAGCCCTGGTCGTCGCGACCGGGGCGTTCGCGGAGGTGCGCACCGAAACCGACCTCACCGGCCGCGCGCGCATGGTGCTGGCCCGCCGCCAGCCGGACGGCGGCGGTGTGGACGGCCCCCTCGGCGTGGGAGACTCGCAGCCGTGA
- the lysA gene encoding diaminopimelate decarboxylase: protein MSAPGHALGQPWSSGATRTPDGALSVAGIDLRALAAEHGTPAYVLDEADFRSRARAYREAFEHAFAGIGTGVDVYYAGKAFLSVAVARWAHEEGLRVDTATGGELAVALRAGLSGADIGLHGNNKSDAEIDRALAAGVGRIIVDSLGEVERVAAAVRARGGEPAPVMVRVTTGVHAGGHEYISTAHEDQKFGLSMAEPDDGSLSPALTALRAVVDRPELRLLGIHSHIGSQILDPSGFEVAAHKVMGLRAALLSQTGVLVPEVDLGGGFGIAYLPEDVPLDPARVADDLASAVARACAALGTPLPRISIEPGRAIVGPTTLTLYTVGTVKDVTVDGEQPFTRRYVSVDGGMSDNLRPALYGAAYHADLASRTGDAAPVLARVVGKHCESGDIVVHEVRLPGDVRPGDLLAVPATGAYGRSMASNYNHVPRPPVVAVRDGSSRVIVRRETEDDLLALDQG from the coding sequence GTGAGCGCGCCCGGGCACGCGCTCGGGCAGCCGTGGTCGAGCGGCGCCACGCGCACGCCCGACGGCGCGCTCAGCGTGGCCGGGATCGACCTGCGCGCGCTCGCGGCTGAGCACGGCACGCCCGCCTACGTGCTCGACGAGGCGGACTTCCGCTCGCGGGCCCGCGCCTACCGTGAGGCCTTCGAGCACGCGTTCGCCGGGATCGGCACGGGTGTCGACGTGTACTACGCCGGCAAGGCGTTCCTCTCGGTGGCCGTCGCCCGCTGGGCGCACGAGGAGGGGCTGCGGGTCGACACCGCCACCGGCGGCGAGCTCGCGGTGGCCCTGCGCGCCGGGCTCTCCGGCGCGGACATCGGCCTGCACGGGAACAACAAGTCCGACGCGGAGATCGACCGCGCCCTGGCGGCCGGGGTCGGGCGGATCATCGTCGACTCCCTCGGCGAGGTGGAGCGCGTCGCCGCGGCGGTGCGCGCCCGTGGCGGCGAGCCCGCGCCGGTGATGGTGCGCGTGACGACGGGCGTGCACGCGGGCGGCCACGAGTACATCTCCACCGCGCACGAGGACCAGAAGTTCGGCCTGTCGATGGCCGAGCCTGACGACGGCTCCCTGAGCCCGGCGCTGACGGCGCTGCGCGCGGTGGTGGACCGCCCCGAGCTGCGCCTGCTCGGCATCCACTCGCACATCGGCTCGCAGATCCTCGACCCGTCGGGGTTCGAGGTCGCGGCGCACAAGGTGATGGGCCTGCGGGCGGCGCTGCTGTCGCAGACCGGCGTCCTGGTCCCCGAGGTGGACCTGGGCGGTGGCTTCGGCATCGCCTACCTGCCCGAGGACGTGCCGCTGGACCCCGCGCGGGTCGCGGACGACCTGGCCTCGGCGGTGGCCAGGGCCTGCGCGGCCCTCGGCACGCCCCTGCCGCGGATCTCGATCGAGCCGGGCCGGGCCATCGTCGGGCCCACCACCCTCACGCTGTACACGGTCGGCACCGTCAAGGACGTCACGGTGGACGGCGAGCAGCCGTTCACCCGCCGCTACGTGTCGGTGGACGGCGGCATGAGCGACAACCTGCGCCCCGCGCTGTACGGCGCGGCGTACCACGCCGACCTGGCCTCGCGGACGGGCGACGCGGCGCCGGTGCTCGCCCGCGTGGTCGGCAAGCACTGCGAGAGCGGTGACATCGTGGTCCACGAGGTCCGCCTGCCGGGCGACGTCCGGCCTGGGGACCTGCTGGCCGTGCCCGCCACGGGCGCCTACGGCCGGTCGATGGCCTCGAACTACAACCACGTGCCGCGCCCGCCCGTGGTCGCGGTGCGGGACGGCTCCTCGCGCGTCATCGTCCGCAGGGAGACCGAGGACGACCTGCTCGCGCTCGACCAGGGCTGA
- the rho gene encoding transcription termination factor Rho yields the protein MTDTIQAAGSKSSDAPSTTGAISALRLPQLQALAAELGVTGTSKMRKSDLVEAIKAKRGGSAPTSARRAETAAEAPVIPDVRVDVEPKRAPRSTDDAPVRRPDIAAELQAVERTLDQRHAASETRDDRAARAADAVGSVTGERRSRRSGRGAGAPRGDAAEQAVDAALRHEPAEQADDSPRGERSEQSGHRDGGQRQQRDGQQRDAQRDGQQRDGQQRDGQQRDGQQRDGGQQRDGGQQREGAGQNAQRDHAGHEDDERGGRRRRSRDRYRDRDRTKGRSRGGRVAGGDVAGYEEVEVSADDVLLPVAGILDILDSYAFVRTSGYLPGANDVYVSLGQVKKAGLRRGDAITGAVRQPRDGDPQPQGNSARSKFNALVRLDSINGMSPEEARQRPEFSKLTPLYPQERLRLEHDPSQVTPRVIDIVAPIGKGQRGLIVSPPKAGKTIIMQQIANAITTNNPEVHLMVVLVDERPEEVTDMERTVKGEVIASTFDRPASDHTIVAELAIERAKRLVELGQDVVVLLDSLTRLSRAYNLAAPASGRILSGGVDASALYPPKRFFGAARNIEHGGSLTILASALVETGSKMDEVIFEEFKGTGNMELRLTRSLADKRIFPAVDVNASGTRREEILMSPDELKIVWKLRRVMGALDQQQAIELLLGKLRDTKSNVEFLLQVQKTTPGTGGPTDT from the coding sequence GTGACTGACACCATCCAGGCCGCCGGGAGCAAGAGCTCCGACGCGCCGAGCACCACCGGAGCGATCTCCGCGCTGCGTCTTCCGCAGCTCCAGGCCCTCGCCGCCGAGCTCGGGGTGACGGGCACGTCGAAGATGCGCAAGAGCGACCTCGTGGAGGCCATCAAGGCCAAGCGGGGAGGCTCCGCGCCCACGTCCGCCCGTCGTGCCGAGACCGCCGCGGAGGCGCCGGTCATCCCGGACGTCCGCGTGGACGTCGAGCCGAAGCGCGCGCCCCGCTCCACCGACGACGCCCCCGTGCGCCGCCCCGACATCGCCGCCGAGCTGCAGGCCGTCGAGCGGACGCTCGACCAGCGCCACGCCGCGAGCGAGACCCGCGACGACCGCGCCGCCCGTGCGGCCGACGCGGTCGGCTCCGTCACCGGGGAGCGTCGCTCCCGTCGCTCCGGCCGTGGAGCCGGCGCGCCCCGCGGTGACGCCGCCGAGCAGGCCGTCGACGCCGCCCTCCGGCACGAGCCCGCCGAGCAGGCGGACGACTCCCCGCGCGGCGAGCGCTCCGAGCAGTCCGGGCACCGCGACGGCGGCCAGCGCCAGCAGCGTGACGGGCAGCAGCGGGACGCCCAGCGTGACGGCCAGCAGCGTGACGGTCAGCAGCGCGACGGCCAGCAGCGCGACGGCCAGCAGCGTGACGGCGGCCAGCAGCGTGACGGCGGCCAGCAGCGTGAGGGCGCGGGCCAGAACGCGCAGCGCGACCACGCCGGGCACGAGGACGACGAGCGCGGCGGTCGCCGCCGCCGCTCGCGTGACCGCTACCGCGACCGCGACCGCACCAAGGGCCGCTCGCGCGGCGGGCGCGTCGCCGGCGGAGACGTCGCCGGCTACGAAGAGGTCGAGGTCAGCGCCGACGACGTGCTGCTGCCCGTCGCGGGCATCCTCGACATCCTCGACAGCTACGCGTTCGTGCGCACCAGCGGCTACCTGCCGGGCGCGAACGACGTGTACGTCTCGCTGGGCCAGGTCAAGAAGGCCGGGCTGCGCCGCGGTGACGCGATCACCGGCGCCGTCCGCCAGCCGCGCGATGGCGACCCGCAGCCGCAGGGCAACAGCGCCCGATCGAAGTTCAACGCGCTGGTCCGGTTGGACTCCATCAATGGCATGTCTCCCGAGGAGGCGCGCCAGCGCCCCGAGTTCTCGAAGCTCACACCGCTGTACCCGCAGGAGCGCCTGCGCCTCGAGCACGACCCGAGCCAGGTCACCCCGCGCGTCATCGACATCGTCGCGCCGATCGGCAAGGGCCAGCGTGGACTGATCGTGTCGCCGCCGAAGGCTGGCAAGACGATCATCATGCAGCAGATCGCCAACGCCATCACGACCAACAACCCTGAGGTCCACCTCATGGTGGTGCTCGTGGACGAGCGGCCTGAAGAGGTCACCGACATGGAGCGGACGGTCAAGGGCGAGGTCATCGCCTCGACGTTCGACCGCCCCGCCTCGGACCACACGATCGTCGCCGAGCTCGCGATCGAGCGCGCCAAGCGCCTGGTCGAGCTGGGCCAGGACGTCGTCGTGCTGCTCGACTCGCTGACCCGGCTGTCGCGGGCCTACAACCTCGCGGCCCCCGCCTCGGGCCGGATCCTCTCGGGTGGTGTCGACGCCTCGGCGCTGTACCCGCCCAAGCGGTTCTTCGGCGCCGCGCGCAACATCGAGCACGGCGGGTCGCTCACGATCCTCGCCTCGGCGCTCGTGGAGACCGGGTCCAAGATGGACGAGGTCATCTTCGAGGAGTTCAAGGGCACCGGGAACATGGAGCTCCGGCTCACCCGCTCGCTCGCGGACAAGCGCATCTTCCCGGCGGTCGACGTCAACGCCTCGGGCACGCGCCGCGAGGAGATCCTCATGTCGCCCGACGAGCTCAAGATCGTCTGGAAGCTCCGTCGCGTCATGGGCGCCCTCGACCAGCAGCAGGCCATCGAGCTGCTGCTCGGCAAGCTGCGCGACACCAAGTCGAACGTCGAGTTCCTGCTGCAGGTGCAGAAGACCACGCCCGGCACGGGCGGCCCGACCGACACGTGA
- the prfA gene encoding peptide chain release factor 1, with protein MTEHFGAAEALLEEHAEIERQMADPDVHADAGRARTLGRRYAELGQVVAAYRAWRAAADDLADATELAQDDEAFAAELPELQAAADTAAERLRRVLIPRDPDDARDVILEIKAGEGGEESALFAGDLLRMYLRYAERRGWRTEILESTDSELGGYKDVQVAVKARGVTDPAQGVWASLKYEGGVHRVQRVPVTESQGRIHTSAAGVLVLPEAEDAGEVQIDQNDLRIDVFRSSGPGGQSVNTTDSAVRITHVPTGIVVSMQNEKSQLQNREQAMRVLRARLLAAQQEEAAAAASEARRSQVRTVDRSERIRTYNYPENRIADHRTGYKAYNLDAVLDGDLEPVVRSAIEADEAARLEAAGN; from the coding sequence ATGACGGAGCACTTCGGGGCCGCTGAGGCCCTGCTCGAGGAGCACGCCGAGATCGAGCGGCAGATGGCCGACCCGGACGTGCACGCCGACGCGGGGCGCGCGCGCACCCTCGGCCGCAGGTATGCCGAGCTCGGCCAGGTCGTGGCCGCCTACCGCGCGTGGCGCGCCGCCGCCGACGACCTCGCGGACGCCACCGAGCTCGCGCAGGACGACGAGGCCTTCGCCGCCGAGCTGCCCGAGCTGCAGGCCGCGGCCGACACCGCCGCCGAGCGCCTGCGCCGCGTGCTCATCCCGCGCGACCCCGACGACGCCCGGGACGTGATCCTGGAGATCAAGGCGGGGGAGGGCGGCGAGGAGTCCGCGCTGTTCGCCGGTGACCTGCTGCGCATGTACCTGCGCTACGCGGAGCGGCGCGGCTGGCGCACCGAGATCCTCGAGAGCACCGACTCCGAGCTGGGCGGCTACAAGGACGTGCAGGTCGCGGTGAAGGCCCGGGGCGTGACCGACCCCGCCCAGGGCGTGTGGGCCAGCCTCAAGTACGAGGGCGGCGTCCACCGGGTGCAGCGCGTGCCTGTCACCGAGTCGCAGGGGCGGATCCACACCTCGGCCGCCGGCGTGCTGGTGCTGCCCGAGGCGGAGGACGCCGGCGAGGTCCAGATCGACCAGAACGACCTGCGAATCGACGTGTTCCGCTCGTCCGGGCCTGGCGGCCAGTCGGTCAACACGACCGACTCCGCAGTGCGGATCACGCACGTGCCCACCGGCATCGTCGTCTCGATGCAGAACGAGAAGTCCCAGCTGCAGAACCGCGAGCAGGCGATGCGGGTGCTGCGCGCCCGGCTGCTCGCCGCGCAGCAGGAGGAGGCCGCCGCCGCTGCCAGCGAGGCGCGCCGCTCGCAGGTGCGCACGGTGGACCGCTCGGAGCGGATCCGCACGTACAACTACCCCGAGAACCGCATCGCCGACCACCGCACCGGCTACAAGGCCTACAACCTCGACGCGGTGCTCGACGGCGACCTCGAGCCGGTGGTCCGCTCGGCCATCGAGGCCGACGAGGCCGCGCGGCTCGAGGCCGCGGGGAACTGA
- the thrB gene encoding homoserine kinase, with translation MALGHDQARVRVPATSANLGPGFDALGLALALHDDLEVRVLPSGVSVQVTGEGAGEVPDGEQHLVLRALRLALDHVGAPQPGLALTCVNRIPHGRGLGSSAAAAVGGLLLARGLLADPAALDDDTVLALATRLEGHPDNAAPALLGGATIAWVEQADGTAPRPRAVRFPVHQEVVPVVLVPQERLSTQHARSVLPAVVTHRDAAFQAGRAALLVEALGRRPDLLLPATEDRLHQEHRREVMSDSLALVDELRAQGVAAVVSGAGPTVLALTRRAGEGMDADEALARALSTRARAWRLLRPGVDDEGGQVRSGA, from the coding sequence ATGGCACTCGGCCACGACCAGGCCCGGGTCCGCGTCCCGGCCACCAGCGCGAACCTGGGCCCGGGTTTCGACGCGCTCGGCCTCGCGCTCGCCCTGCACGACGACCTCGAGGTGCGCGTGCTGCCCTCCGGGGTGAGCGTGCAGGTCACGGGTGAGGGCGCGGGCGAGGTGCCCGACGGCGAGCAGCACCTGGTGCTGCGCGCCCTGCGCCTGGCGCTGGACCACGTGGGAGCCCCGCAGCCCGGGTTGGCGCTGACCTGCGTGAACCGCATCCCGCACGGTCGGGGCCTGGGCTCCTCCGCGGCCGCCGCCGTGGGCGGGCTGCTGCTCGCCCGGGGGTTGCTGGCCGATCCGGCGGCGCTCGACGACGACACCGTGCTCGCCCTGGCCACCCGCCTCGAGGGGCATCCGGACAACGCCGCGCCCGCTCTGCTGGGCGGCGCCACCATCGCCTGGGTCGAGCAGGCCGACGGCACGGCGCCGAGGCCCCGCGCAGTCCGGTTCCCGGTGCACCAGGAGGTGGTCCCGGTGGTGCTGGTCCCGCAGGAGCGGCTCTCGACCCAGCACGCGCGCAGCGTCCTGCCCGCGGTCGTGACGCACAGGGACGCCGCGTTCCAGGCCGGACGGGCGGCCTTGCTCGTCGAGGCGCTGGGCCGCCGACCCGACCTGCTGCTGCCCGCCACCGAGGACCGACTGCACCAGGAGCACCGGCGGGAGGTCATGTCGGACTCGCTCGCGCTGGTCGACGAGCTCCGCGCGCAGGGCGTGGCGGCCGTCGTCTCCGGCGCGGGGCCGACCGTGCTGGCACTGACCCGGCGGGCCGGCGAGGGCATGGATGCCGACGAGGCGCTCGCCCGTGCCCTCTCGACCCGTGCGAGGGCGTGGCGGCTGCTCCGTCCCGGGGTGGACGACGAGGGCGGCCAGGTCCGGTCGGGCGCCTGA
- a CDS encoding L-threonylcarbamoyladenylate synthase, with product MSLIRIKDATDPQTWGPAIDEAVHAIARGELIVLPTDTVYGVGADAFTPEAVQALLDAKGRGRQMPPPVLIPDVRTLDGLATDVPDGARDLAEAFWPGGLTLILRAQPSLAWDLGETHGTVALRMPDHPVALAVLRRTGPLAVSSANLTGKPATVTAQEAYQQLGASVPVFLDGGQAPGQVASTIVDATGPTLRVVRLGALSLAELNEVAEVVDPSAETAAPDGAATTGADTAGEAPDIAEGEHER from the coding sequence GTGAGTCTGATTCGCATCAAGGACGCCACCGACCCCCAGACGTGGGGACCTGCCATCGACGAGGCGGTCCACGCCATCGCGCGCGGCGAGCTGATCGTGCTGCCCACCGACACCGTCTACGGCGTGGGCGCCGACGCGTTCACCCCCGAGGCGGTCCAGGCGCTGCTCGACGCCAAGGGGCGCGGGCGGCAGATGCCGCCGCCCGTGCTCATCCCCGACGTGCGCACCCTCGACGGCCTGGCCACCGACGTCCCCGACGGCGCGCGGGACCTCGCCGAGGCCTTCTGGCCCGGCGGGCTCACGCTCATCCTGCGGGCGCAACCGTCGCTGGCCTGGGACCTGGGGGAGACCCACGGCACTGTCGCCCTGCGCATGCCCGACCACCCCGTCGCCCTCGCCGTGCTGCGCCGCACCGGGCCGCTAGCCGTCTCGAGCGCCAACCTCACCGGGAAGCCGGCCACGGTCACGGCGCAGGAGGCGTACCAGCAGCTCGGCGCGTCGGTGCCCGTCTTCCTCGACGGCGGCCAGGCCCCGGGCCAGGTGGCCTCGACGATCGTGGACGCCACCGGCCCGACGCTGCGCGTCGTGCGGCTGGGCGCGCTGAGCCTGGCCGAGCTCAACGAGGTCGCCGAGGTCGTCGACCCGTCCGCCGAGACGGCCGCGCCCGATGGCGCCGCGACGACCGGCGCCGACACCGCCGGCGAGGCCCCCGACATCGCGGAGGGTGAGCACGAGAGGTGA
- the thrC gene encoding threonine synthase, which yields MAHQWRGIIAEYADRLPAHVQERVVTLGEGGTPLVAAPALSERTGAEVFVKVEGMNPTGSFKDRGMTTAMSSAAGRGAKAVVCASTGNTSASAAAYATAAGMLCVVLVPDGKIAMGKLSQAIAHGAKLLQVDGNFDDCLVAARKLAEVYSVELVNSVNPDRIEGQKTGAFEIVDALGDAPDIHALPVGNAGNITAYWKGFREYAGLDAGSDLPAVATRTPAMWGFQAAGSAPIVAGHPITHPETIATAIRIGNPASWQQAEQARDQSGGVIEAVTDEQILAAHRILSSEVGVFVEPASAAGVAGILMRAERGQVPAGARIVVTVTGHGLKDPQWALRNADGSDVTPQRVTADVVAIADALELG from the coding sequence ATGGCGCACCAGTGGCGGGGGATCATCGCCGAGTACGCAGACCGCCTGCCCGCCCACGTGCAGGAGAGGGTCGTGACCCTGGGGGAGGGCGGCACGCCGCTCGTGGCCGCGCCGGCCCTCTCGGAGCGCACGGGCGCCGAGGTCTTCGTCAAGGTCGAGGGCATGAACCCGACCGGCTCCTTCAAGGACCGCGGCATGACCACGGCGATGTCCTCGGCGGCGGGGCGCGGCGCGAAGGCCGTGGTCTGCGCGTCGACGGGCAACACGTCCGCCTCGGCGGCCGCCTACGCCACCGCCGCCGGGATGCTGTGCGTCGTGCTCGTGCCGGACGGCAAGATCGCGATGGGCAAGCTCAGCCAGGCCATCGCGCACGGCGCCAAGCTGCTGCAGGTCGACGGCAACTTCGACGACTGCCTCGTCGCGGCCCGCAAGCTGGCCGAGGTCTACTCGGTCGAACTCGTGAACTCCGTCAACCCGGACCGCATCGAGGGCCAGAAGACCGGCGCCTTCGAGATCGTCGACGCGCTGGGCGACGCCCCGGACATCCACGCGCTGCCTGTGGGGAACGCCGGCAATATCACCGCGTACTGGAAGGGCTTCCGCGAGTACGCGGGCCTGGACGCCGGCAGTGACCTCCCGGCCGTCGCGACCCGCACCCCCGCGATGTGGGGCTTCCAGGCCGCGGGCTCGGCGCCCATCGTCGCCGGCCACCCCATCACGCACCCGGAGACCATCGCGACGGCCATCCGCATCGGCAACCCGGCCTCGTGGCAGCAGGCCGAGCAGGCGCGGGACCAGTCCGGCGGGGTCATCGAGGCCGTCACCGACGAGCAGATCCTCGCCGCGCACCGGATCCTGTCGAGCGAGGTCGGCGTCTTCGTCGAGCCCGCCTCGGCGGCGGGGGTGGCGGGCATCCTCATGCGCGCCGAGCGGGGCCAGGTCCCGGCGGGCGCGCGCATCGTGGTGACGGTGACCGGCCACGGCCTCAAGGACCCCCAGTGGGCCCTGCGCAACGCCGACGGCTCGGACGTGACCCCGCAGCGTGTGACCGCGGACGTCGTCGCGATCGCTGACGCGCTCGAGCTCGGCTGA
- the rpmE gene encoding 50S ribosomal protein L31, with product MKSDIHPAYVVTQVTCTCGNTFTTRSTETSGEIRADVCSACHPFYTGKQKILDTGGRVARFEARYGKKAN from the coding sequence GTGAAGTCTGACATCCACCCCGCGTACGTGGTCACCCAGGTGACCTGCACGTGCGGCAACACGTTCACGACGCGCTCGACGGAGACGTCGGGCGAGATCCGCGCGGACGTGTGCAGCGCCTGCCACCCGTTCTACACGGGCAAGCAGAAGATCCTCGACACCGGCGGCCGCGTGGCCCGCTTCGAGGCCCGGTACGGCAAGAAGGCCAACTAG